A stretch of Desulfobacter hydrogenophilus DNA encodes these proteins:
- the hysD gene encoding NiFeSe hydrogenase maturation protease translates to MKKLLVLGVGNILMQDEGIGVHAINEFWKEKEDWKNADVDFIDGGTFTQDIFYLFEAYENILVLDIVRANQAPGTIFCLEEDQLRKDKKQMLSLHDIDLLDSLGMAEMRGHRPYLRVVGIEPATIDWGTELTPPLAAALPDYLKIVRKHINEILGSSATA, encoded by the coding sequence ATGAAAAAATTACTGGTGCTGGGTGTGGGAAATATCTTAATGCAGGACGAAGGCATCGGCGTCCACGCCATCAATGAATTCTGGAAGGAAAAAGAGGACTGGAAAAACGCAGATGTGGATTTCATCGACGGCGGCACCTTTACCCAGGACATCTTTTACCTGTTTGAAGCGTATGAGAATATTCTGGTACTGGATATTGTCCGGGCCAACCAGGCACCCGGCACCATTTTTTGTCTTGAAGAGGACCAGCTGAGAAAAGATAAAAAGCAGATGCTCTCTTTGCACGACATTGATCTTTTAGACTCCTTAGGCATGGCTGAAATGCGCGGCCACAGGCCCTATCTTAGGGTAGTGGGCATTGAACCAGCCACCATTGACTGGGGAACGGAACTCACCCCGCCTTTGGCAGCCGCCCTTCCCGATTATTTGAAAATTGTTCGAAAACACATAAATGAGATCCTCGGGTCATCCGCCACGGCCTGA
- a CDS encoding response regulator transcription factor, with amino-acid sequence MNKTTILVAEDDIHIRIGLIDTLESEGYQVIGADDGNEALDAFDRETPDLVLLDVMMPGKSGYDVCRAIRTKDALVPVIMLTAKGEEIDKVVGLKLGADDYITKPFGIHELLARIDAVLRRAKKFKNPAAEDKTKASFAFAEFTVDPKRFKITGPNKSFDLSKREIELLKLFAAYPDEVLDRDTILSRIWGVDYGGTTRTIDQHIAILRKKIEKNPARPIIITTVHGAGYRFESNE; translated from the coding sequence ATGAATAAGACGACCATACTTGTGGCAGAGGACGACATCCACATCCGGATCGGTTTAATAGACACCCTGGAAAGCGAGGGTTATCAGGTCATTGGGGCGGACGACGGCAATGAAGCCCTGGACGCCTTTGACCGGGAAACCCCGGATCTTGTGCTTTTGGATGTAATGATGCCGGGTAAAAGCGGTTATGATGTGTGCCGGGCCATCCGGACAAAGGATGCCCTGGTGCCGGTGATTATGCTCACGGCCAAAGGCGAAGAGATCGACAAGGTGGTGGGCCTGAAACTGGGGGCGGACGACTACATCACCAAACCATTTGGGATTCATGAACTTCTGGCAAGAATTGATGCGGTGCTGCGCCGGGCCAAAAAATTCAAAAACCCCGCAGCAGAAGATAAAACCAAAGCCTCTTTTGCCTTTGCCGAATTCACGGTTGACCCCAAACGATTTAAGATTACAGGCCCCAACAAAAGTTTTGATTTATCAAAAAGGGAAATTGAACTGCTCAAACTTTTTGCCGCATATCCCGATGAAGTGCTGGATCGGGACACTATTTTAAGCCGTATCTGGGGCGTGGATTATGGGGGAACGACCCGGACCATTGATCAGCATATTGCAATTTTAAGAAAAAAAATTGAAAAAAATCCTGCAAGGCCCATAATCATTACAACCGTTCACGGTGCTGGATACAGGTTTGAATCCAATGAATAG
- a CDS encoding sensor histidine kinase codes for MTSRRAIIIFWTLLLVPALVLAGSAFRQLSFEQERIRRAGITALGDQARLVAHNLDQAMATLQTNLTRSLLDINVKDLSPPALGERLLAWEKTNPLIRNVFIFHPREGLLYPRYSRAATGEERQFIKRFNPLMTGDISFEFNRPADREDNPDFAKTARPGSLYALSRQSVPAISEKKNTAPGTAPKTTGTLGKSGWIPWFSDNQLYVLGWVQPEPEDMIYGIELEMMVLLSRLMTDIPDNSHPGTAIVVMDGNGATIHHTGPLEFDHDPRTKDAVAKMDISGRLPHWSVCVFTDDSALSESGTFLVIALILVGILVTAIVSAGVLITRMTLAQSRDARQKTSFVAAVSHELKTPLTSIRMYAELLLSRRVSNPAKQQAYLEVMVAESERLTRLINNVLDFGKLEQGQKKYRISEFDMGDFLVECIRTNRIRLKKAGFELITQMPDQALLVKTDRDAMAQAFLNLMDNAIKYAGSGRFLKIILDRTSHYVQIKIQDDGPGIDPGLREKIFNKFFRADNSLTTSKPGSGLGLSITRRMLRDLGGDIVMDTTLARGAGFIIRIPIHE; via the coding sequence ATGACCAGCCGACGCGCGATCATTATATTCTGGACCCTGCTTTTAGTACCTGCCCTGGTGCTGGCAGGGTCAGCCTTTCGCCAGCTCTCCTTTGAACAGGAACGGATACGCAGGGCCGGGATTACGGCCCTTGGGGACCAGGCACGGCTGGTGGCCCACAATCTTGACCAGGCCATGGCCACCCTCCAGACCAACTTGACCCGCTCCCTGCTGGATATAAATGTAAAGGACCTAAGCCCCCCGGCCCTTGGGGAACGCCTTTTAGCCTGGGAAAAAACCAATCCCCTGATACGCAATGTGTTCATTTTTCACCCCCGAGAAGGCCTGTTGTATCCCCGGTATTCCCGGGCAGCCACAGGCGAAGAAAGGCAGTTTATCAAGCGGTTTAACCCGCTGATGACCGGTGACATCTCCTTTGAGTTTAACCGCCCGGCTGACAGAGAGGATAACCCGGATTTCGCCAAAACGGCCCGGCCCGGAAGCCTCTATGCCCTGTCCAGACAATCTGTTCCTGCAATATCAGAAAAAAAAAATACAGCCCCAGGTACCGCCCCAAAAACCACTGGGACCCTGGGAAAATCCGGTTGGATTCCCTGGTTTAGCGATAACCAACTTTATGTACTGGGGTGGGTGCAGCCTGAACCGGAAGATATGATCTACGGTATTGAACTGGAGATGATGGTCCTTTTATCCCGACTGATGACGGATATCCCCGATAACAGTCATCCCGGCACGGCAATTGTGGTCATGGACGGCAACGGCGCCACCATTCACCACACAGGCCCCCTGGAGTTTGACCATGATCCCCGAACAAAAGATGCAGTTGCCAAAATGGATATATCCGGGCGTCTGCCCCACTGGTCTGTGTGCGTGTTCACGGATGACTCAGCCCTGTCGGAATCAGGCACCTTTTTGGTCATTGCCCTGATCCTTGTGGGCATCTTGGTCACAGCCATTGTCTCCGCAGGCGTTTTGATTACCCGGATGACCCTGGCACAAAGCAGGGATGCCCGGCAGAAAACCTCCTTTGTGGCAGCCGTATCCCATGAACTAAAGACCCCTTTGACCAGCATCCGGATGTATGCTGAACTGCTGTTGTCAAGGCGGGTATCAAATCCTGCAAAACAGCAGGCTTATCTTGAAGTGATGGTGGCAGAAAGCGAAAGACTTACCCGGCTGATCAACAATGTCCTGGATTTTGGAAAACTTGAGCAGGGCCAAAAAAAATACCGGATCAGTGAATTTGATATGGGAGACTTTCTGGTAGAATGCATTCGCACCAACCGAATCCGGTTGAAAAAGGCGGGATTTGAACTCATCACACAAATGCCGGATCAAGCGCTTCTGGTAAAAACGGATCGGGACGCCATGGCCCAGGCATTTCTTAACCTTATGGACAATGCCATCAAATATGCAGGATCAGGCAGATTCCTGAAAATTATTTTAGACAGGACATCCCATTATGTGCAGATAAAAATCCAGGATGACGGCCCAGGCATTGACCCAGGCCTTAGGGAAAAAATTTTTAATAAATTTTTCAGGGCAGACAATTCATTAACCACATCCAAGCCGGGATCAGGTCTGGGACTGAGCATCACCCGGCGCATGCTTCGCGATTTAGGCGGCGATATCGTCATGGACACCACACTTGCCCGGGGCGCAGGCTTTATAATAAGGATACCCATCCATGAATAA
- the crcB gene encoding fluoride efflux transporter CrcB codes for MINIAMVGLGGAMGAMCRFLVYEGYINFAKNTSLPLGTITVNVLGCFIIGLLGGIADTRQIFLPEVRLLIFTGFLGGFTTFSTFGFESFLYMRNGQIGLAVLNGLIQLIAGLIFVWAGFGLSKAF; via the coding sequence ATGATCAACATAGCAATGGTAGGATTAGGCGGTGCCATGGGCGCCATGTGCCGCTTTCTGGTGTATGAAGGGTATATCAATTTTGCAAAAAACACATCGCTTCCTTTAGGGACCATCACCGTCAATGTTTTAGGATGCTTTATCATAGGACTTTTAGGCGGCATTGCCGACACACGGCAAATCTTTCTCCCGGAGGTCCGACTGCTTATTTTTACCGGATTTTTAGGCGGATTCACTACGTTTTCCACCTTTGGATTTGAATCGTTTTTATATATGCGTAACGGACAGATCGGCCTGGCCGTTCTAAATGGACTTATCCAGTTAATCGCCGGACTGATTTTTGTCTGGGCCGGATTCGGGCTATCAAAAGCCTTCTAA
- the hysA gene encoding NiFeSe hydrogenase large subunit HysA, with protein sequence MSGIRPATAPAGSTKKLKISIDPVTRIEGHLKAEVEVKNGVVVDARMSGGMYRGFEQILVGRDPRDAVQITQRICGVCPTAHATAASLALDDAFGVTLTDNGRIARNLILGANFIQSHILHFYHLAALDYVNGPDTAPFIPRYKNNDIRVPKDINDAGVAQYLEALEIRKICHEMVALLGGKMPHVQGIVVGGTTQIPTREALNAYAERFKKVKKFILEKYIPLIYTLAEPYGDLLKTGVGHKNLVSWGVFPIDSKGNTLLKPGVYTDGNDYKVDPTQIKEYVKYSWFKDDTTGLNPTKGQTRPEPGKAGAYSFIKAPRYNDKPHEGGPLARMWTTNPELSKTGQNALGVKKLRDIGDACFSILGRHVARAEETALVAEAVEQWLAQATPGKETFVPADIPENAEGLGMTEAPRGALLHYVDIKNSVISNYQITSATIWNANPMDDMGQRGPIEEALIGVPVPDVDNPVNVGRLIRAYDPULGCAVHVLDADTGKEIKVEVLL encoded by the coding sequence ATGTCAGGCATCAGACCAGCGACCGCACCAGCCGGAAGCACTAAAAAACTTAAAATCAGCATTGATCCGGTCACAAGGATCGAAGGCCACCTGAAAGCTGAGGTGGAGGTCAAAAACGGCGTTGTTGTGGACGCCCGCATGTCAGGCGGTATGTACCGCGGATTTGAACAGATTCTTGTGGGCCGCGACCCCAGGGATGCCGTACAGATCACCCAGAGAATCTGCGGGGTATGTCCCACAGCCCATGCCACAGCAGCATCCCTTGCCCTGGATGATGCATTTGGCGTAACGCTTACGGACAACGGACGCATCGCAAGAAATTTGATCCTGGGTGCCAACTTCATCCAGTCCCATATCCTGCATTTCTACCACCTGGCTGCCCTGGACTATGTAAATGGCCCGGACACGGCGCCTTTTATTCCCAGATATAAAAACAATGATATCCGGGTACCCAAGGATATCAATGACGCAGGCGTTGCCCAATACCTTGAAGCCCTTGAAATACGCAAAATCTGCCATGAAATGGTGGCGCTTCTGGGCGGCAAAATGCCCCATGTCCAGGGAATTGTCGTAGGCGGAACAACTCAAATTCCCACCAGGGAAGCCCTGAATGCCTATGCGGAACGGTTCAAAAAAGTCAAAAAATTTATCCTGGAAAAATATATTCCGCTGATCTACACCCTGGCAGAGCCCTACGGCGATCTACTCAAAACCGGTGTGGGCCATAAAAATCTGGTCTCCTGGGGCGTATTCCCCATAGACAGCAAAGGCAACACCTTGTTGAAACCCGGCGTTTACACAGACGGGAACGACTATAAAGTGGACCCGACCCAGATCAAAGAATATGTTAAATACTCCTGGTTTAAAGACGACACCACAGGCCTGAATCCCACCAAGGGCCAGACCCGGCCGGAACCGGGAAAAGCCGGTGCCTACTCCTTTATCAAGGCCCCCAGATACAACGACAAACCCCATGAAGGGGGCCCTTTGGCCAGAATGTGGACCACCAACCCGGAACTGTCCAAAACCGGTCAAAACGCCCTGGGCGTTAAAAAACTTCGTGATATCGGTGATGCCTGCTTCTCAATTTTGGGTCGCCATGTGGCAAGGGCTGAAGAGACCGCACTGGTTGCCGAGGCGGTTGAACAATGGCTTGCCCAAGCGACCCCGGGCAAAGAAACCTTTGTTCCGGCGGATATCCCCGAAAACGCTGAAGGTCTCGGCATGACAGAAGCCCCCAGGGGCGCGCTGCTCCACTATGTGGACATCAAAAACTCCGTGATATCCAATTACCAGATCACCTCTGCCACCATCTGGAACGCCAACCCCATGGATGACATGGGCCAAAGAGGCCCCATTGAAGAGGCCTTGATCGGCGTACCCGTACCGGATGTGGATAATCCGGTGAATGTCGGGCGACTGATACGCGCCTACGACCCCTGACTGGGCTGCGCCGTCCACGTGCTGGACGCAGATACCGGCAAGGAAATCAAAGTGGAAGTTCTCCTGTAA
- a CDS encoding acetate/propionate family kinase — MKVLVINSGSSSLKYKLFDLAGPKVICAGLVERIGSPQSSLVHTLYSDPGPGEKTEMSERFENHTKAIEKVAALLLAGDDPLVKSAEELAAIGHRVAQGGEIFKENCIVDAKAIEGIRNNIVLAPLHNPANLAGIEAAMVHFPGVPSVAVFDTLFASNLPDYVYRYALPTAYYTKYKVRRYGFHGASHAYVTKTLAGLMGKPLNALNNIVCHLGNGSSITAVKGGVCRETSMGMTPTSGLIMGTRCGDIDPSLPAYLTFCTGKSAAQIQTILDRESGLVGICGMNDMRDIHKAIASGDDNARLAFEMLCHGIKKYIGAYHAVLGRLDAIAFTAGIGENDSAVRGKCLEGLGHLGIIVDQEVNAGLRGKAARISTDDSTVEVWVVPTDEEFEIATICKDLVL, encoded by the coding sequence ATGAAAGTACTTGTAATTAATTCAGGAAGTTCCTCCCTGAAGTATAAATTGTTTGATTTGGCCGGTCCTAAGGTCATATGCGCGGGTTTGGTGGAGCGCATCGGCAGTCCACAGAGCAGCCTGGTCCATACCCTGTATTCGGACCCCGGACCCGGTGAAAAAACCGAGATGTCTGAACGCTTTGAAAATCACACCAAGGCCATCGAAAAGGTGGCCGCTTTACTTCTGGCCGGTGATGATCCGCTTGTTAAATCCGCAGAAGAGTTGGCAGCCATTGGGCATCGGGTGGCCCAGGGCGGTGAGATTTTCAAGGAAAATTGCATCGTGGATGCCAAGGCCATTGAGGGTATCCGGAACAACATTGTGCTGGCGCCCTTGCATAACCCGGCTAATCTGGCCGGTATTGAAGCGGCCATGGTGCATTTCCCCGGCGTACCTTCGGTTGCCGTGTTTGACACGCTGTTTGCAAGCAATCTCCCTGATTATGTGTACCGGTATGCCTTGCCTACCGCTTATTACACTAAATATAAAGTCAGGCGGTACGGATTCCATGGCGCCTCCCACGCCTATGTCACCAAAACGCTTGCCGGTCTCATGGGAAAACCTTTAAATGCGCTGAACAATATTGTTTGCCACCTGGGGAATGGTTCTTCCATCACCGCTGTCAAAGGCGGCGTGTGTCGGGAAACTTCCATGGGTATGACACCCACTTCCGGGCTGATCATGGGGACCCGCTGCGGTGACATTGATCCTTCCCTGCCTGCTTATCTTACCTTCTGTACCGGGAAAAGTGCTGCACAGATTCAGACCATTCTTGACCGTGAAAGCGGTCTTGTCGGTATTTGCGGTATGAATGATATGCGGGATATTCACAAAGCCATCGCCTCGGGTGACGACAATGCAAGACTTGCCTTTGAGATGCTGTGTCACGGTATTAAAAAATATATCGGGGCTTACCATGCCGTACTTGGTCGTCTGGATGCCATTGCCTTTACCGCCGGCATCGGGGAAAATGACTCGGCAGTTCGGGGTAAATGTCTGGAAGGGCTTGGGCATCTGGGCATTATAGTGGATCAAGAGGTTAACGCCGGCTTAAGGGGTAAAGCCGCCCGTATCTCCACTGATGACAGTACCGTTGAAGTCTGGGTTGTTCCCACGGATGAAGAATTTGAGATTGCAACCATCTGCAAAGACCTTGTATTGTAA
- a CDS encoding nitroreductase: MELQDTIKERKSIRGFLEKPVPKDVLNQILAISVRAPSTKNAQPWHFYVVTGETLEQLKRANVERFRSSEDPPEEMAHTLIEPEKGTVYRDRQVDIGKRLFKIMDIGREDKAKRIEWIERGFRYFDAPAAIILVGDKSRPIEGAYLDAGLVIQTICLAAVDLGLGTCIQNQGITYADAIRDILQIPDDKRLLVAIALGYPDDDFPANKVISPREDLENVITWCGL; this comes from the coding sequence ATGGAATTACAGGATACCATTAAAGAAAGAAAAAGCATTCGCGGATTTTTAGAAAAACCGGTTCCCAAGGATGTTTTAAATCAAATTCTGGCGATCTCCGTCAGAGCCCCGTCTACAAAAAATGCACAACCGTGGCATTTTTATGTGGTTACCGGTGAGACGTTGGAACAGCTTAAACGTGCCAATGTGGAAAGATTCCGCAGTTCTGAAGACCCCCCTGAAGAAATGGCACATACCCTGATTGAGCCGGAAAAAGGCACTGTTTACCGTGACCGGCAGGTAGATATCGGAAAACGGCTGTTTAAAATCATGGATATCGGAAGGGAAGATAAAGCCAAGCGAATTGAATGGATTGAACGCGGATTCCGGTATTTTGATGCGCCTGCAGCGATCATCCTTGTCGGCGATAAATCACGTCCCATTGAAGGCGCCTATCTGGATGCCGGGCTGGTTATTCAAACTATCTGTCTGGCTGCAGTTGATTTAGGGCTTGGTACCTGTATCCAGAACCAGGGCATCACCTATGCCGACGCAATTAGAGACATTCTCCAAATTCCAGATGATAAGCGTTTACTGGTTGCCATTGCACTTGGATACCCTGACGATGATTTTCCTGCAAACAAGGTAATCAGTCCCCGGGAGGACTTAGAAAATGTTATTACCTGGTGCGGATTATAA
- the hysB gene encoding NiFeSe hydrogenase small subunit → MKDEHMLPETQQKESGVTRRCFLKTVAGAAAGIGVSQVVNPALVKALEKGLKRHPVVWIQGQGCTGCSVSLLNSVDPSIADVLSKVISLQYHPTVMASEGETALENLFGIAKEYEGKFSLVVEGAIPTAAEGKYCVVGEYEHKEFTMVDLVKKVAPMAGSCLAVGTCAAYGGIPAAQGNVTGATGCRDFFADNGIQTPIVNIPGCPPHPDWIVLSVVHLLEKGIPELDDEGRPMLFFGENIHENCPRLEMYEEDELSKTLSDPKGCRMDLGCKGPSTYADCYKRKWNSGLNWCVDNAVCIGCVEPGFPDESSPFYEPA, encoded by the coding sequence GTGAAAGACGAGCATATGTTACCTGAAACGCAACAAAAAGAATCAGGAGTTACCAGGCGGTGCTTTCTGAAAACCGTTGCCGGTGCCGCAGCCGGCATTGGTGTATCCCAAGTGGTGAACCCTGCACTGGTTAAAGCCCTTGAAAAAGGACTGAAACGGCATCCGGTTGTCTGGATTCAGGGACAGGGATGCACAGGCTGCTCGGTCAGCCTGCTAAACAGTGTTGATCCCAGCATTGCAGATGTGCTTTCAAAAGTCATCAGTCTGCAATACCATCCCACAGTGATGGCCAGTGAAGGTGAAACTGCCCTGGAGAACCTGTTTGGTATTGCCAAGGAATATGAGGGAAAATTTTCTCTTGTTGTGGAGGGCGCCATTCCTACGGCAGCAGAAGGCAAGTACTGTGTTGTTGGCGAGTATGAGCATAAAGAGTTCACCATGGTTGACCTGGTCAAAAAAGTGGCTCCCATGGCCGGTTCCTGTCTTGCTGTGGGCACCTGTGCCGCGTACGGCGGTATTCCGGCAGCACAGGGCAATGTCACCGGTGCCACCGGCTGCAGAGACTTTTTTGCAGATAACGGCATTCAAACCCCGATTGTCAATATCCCGGGCTGCCCGCCCCATCCGGACTGGATTGTCCTTTCAGTCGTACATCTGCTGGAAAAAGGCATTCCTGAATTGGATGACGAAGGACGCCCCATGCTCTTCTTTGGAGAAAATATCCATGAAAACTGCCCGAGGCTGGAGATGTATGAAGAGGACGAACTGTCCAAAACCTTGTCAGATCCCAAAGGCTGCCGTATGGACCTGGGCTGCAAGGGTCCTTCCACTTACGCGGACTGCTACAAGAGAAAATGGAACAGCGGCTTGAACTGGTGTGTGGATAACGCCGTCTGTATCGGTTGTGTTGAACCCGGTTTCCCGGATGAATCATCACCCTTTTATGAACCGGCATAA
- a CDS encoding HAD family hydrolase, which yields MIRVDIPGTGPVNIQNVMFDYNGTIAADGCLIDGVGAAMNRLTHRLDFHVVTADTFGSVQAQLEGVNAEIVLISNQDQDQKKLDVLNHIGADTTMAVGNGVNDALMLKHAVLGVAVLGEEGMSLPALMSSDVMIRHVLDVFAFFENPKRLIATLRN from the coding sequence ATGATCCGCGTTGATATTCCCGGCACCGGCCCGGTTAATATTCAGAATGTGATGTTTGACTACAACGGTACCATCGCAGCGGATGGCTGTCTTATTGACGGAGTAGGGGCAGCCATGAACCGGCTCACCCACCGGCTTGATTTCCATGTAGTGACAGCCGACACCTTTGGCTCGGTTCAGGCACAACTTGAGGGCGTGAACGCAGAAATTGTACTGATTTCAAACCAGGATCAGGATCAGAAAAAATTGGATGTGCTCAATCACATCGGCGCGGACACCACCATGGCTGTGGGCAACGGGGTTAATGATGCCTTGATGCTCAAACACGCCGTGTTGGGCGTGGCCGTGCTTGGGGAGGAGGGGATGTCCTTGCCGGCACTGATGTCCAGCGATGTGATGATCCGGCATGTTTTGGATGTATTTGCCTTTTTTGAAAATCCTAAGCGGTTGATTGCCACCCTGAGGAATTGA
- a CDS encoding vWA domain-containing protein, whose protein sequence is MTPRLTRTTTVAAILILSIFMVTQLPGISLATGALDRVTCRVETDRSVLPADDPQNVILKITLDAPKVPENTARPRVNIALVMDRSGSMGGTKIKMAKAAAMEALSRLGTDDVFSLVTYATDVTTLVPARKVRETGAIINAIKGIEAGGNTALFGGVSQGAAQIRKHVEDDYIHRVVLLSDGLANVGPRNPVDLGRLGAGLFKENISVTTVGVGMDYNEDLMAQLAQKSDGNTYFAESGTDLPRIFAAELGNVLNVVAKQVVVTITLPSGIEPVGIIGREGRIRNNRIELSMNQLYGGQKKFALVEVRMKGQKEGSSVEIAKADVSYQDPFSMESLNTQAKATARFSRNKAKVAASTNAQVVKDYQLNLNALAQEKAIELSDQGKTKEAARELRQSAAALKGYAGKYNDTQALEEAREAEAQADVLETQGMSKKSRKALRTKSYQMKNQQIQK, encoded by the coding sequence ATGACACCCAGGTTAACCAGAACAACAACAGTTGCCGCGATTTTGATTCTTTCCATTTTTATGGTCACCCAGTTGCCGGGGATATCCCTGGCCACGGGAGCCCTGGACCGTGTCACCTGCCGGGTGGAGACGGACAGGTCCGTACTGCCGGCGGATGATCCCCAGAACGTCATTTTAAAAATAACCCTGGATGCCCCCAAAGTTCCTGAAAATACGGCCCGCCCCCGGGTAAATATTGCCCTGGTGATGGACCGATCCGGCTCCATGGGCGGCACAAAAATTAAAATGGCCAAGGCTGCGGCCATGGAAGCCCTGTCCCGGCTCGGCACAGATGACGTATTTTCCCTTGTCACCTACGCCACGGATGTCACCACCCTGGTACCAGCCCGGAAAGTAAGAGAAACCGGCGCTATTATCAACGCCATCAAAGGGATTGAAGCCGGCGGCAACACCGCCCTTTTCGGCGGAGTGAGCCAGGGCGCCGCCCAAATCAGAAAACATGTTGAAGACGATTATATTCACCGGGTGGTGCTGCTGTCAGACGGTTTGGCCAATGTCGGGCCGAGAAACCCTGTAGACTTAGGACGTCTTGGGGCAGGACTGTTCAAGGAAAACATCTCGGTGACCACCGTAGGCGTGGGCATGGACTACAATGAAGATCTCATGGCCCAGCTGGCCCAGAAAAGCGACGGCAATACCTATTTTGCCGAGTCCGGAACGGACCTTCCCCGGATCTTTGCCGCGGAACTGGGAAATGTGCTCAATGTGGTTGCCAAACAGGTGGTTGTAACCATCACCTTACCGTCCGGTATTGAACCCGTGGGAATCATCGGCCGGGAAGGCCGGATACGGAATAATCGCATTGAACTATCCATGAACCAGCTGTATGGCGGACAGAAAAAATTCGCCCTGGTGGAAGTACGCATGAAAGGACAAAAAGAGGGTAGTTCTGTTGAAATTGCAAAGGCCGATGTCTCCTATCAGGATCCTTTTTCCATGGAAAGCCTGAACACCCAGGCAAAGGCCACAGCCCGCTTCAGCCGAAACAAAGCCAAGGTCGCTGCATCCACCAACGCCCAGGTGGTCAAGGATTACCAGCTAAACCTCAATGCCCTGGCCCAGGAAAAAGCCATCGAACTGTCTGATCAGGGAAAAACCAAAGAAGCGGCCCGGGAATTGAGACAGTCTGCAGCAGCATTGAAAGGCTATGCCGGCAAATACAATGACACACAAGCCCTTGAAGAAGCCCGGGAAGCTGAAGCCCAGGCCGATGTGCTGGAAACCCAAGGCATGAGTAAAAAAAGCAGAAAAGCGCTTCGAACCAAATCTTACCAAATGAAAAACCAGCAGATTCAAAAATAA
- a CDS encoding YbgC/FadM family acyl-CoA thioesterase: MNTKQITNIHAADQDPAIHHLKTRVYYEDTDHSGVVYHANYLKFFERAREDIFGVETLVRMWNDKGIGFAVYKADIGYHDGAQFGDLLDIRTTWEKQGPYRVVFFHSAWRPGLSKPAVTCTLELVCLGPGKKLLPIPEFDFLD; the protein is encoded by the coding sequence ATGAACACAAAACAGATCACCAATATACATGCAGCGGATCAGGACCCGGCCATTCATCACCTTAAGACCAGGGTATATTATGAAGACACAGATCACTCCGGCGTGGTTTACCATGCCAATTATCTGAAATTTTTTGAACGGGCCAGGGAAGACATATTCGGTGTTGAAACCCTGGTCCGAATGTGGAACGACAAAGGCATCGGCTTTGCCGTATACAAAGCGGACATCGGATACCATGACGGCGCACAATTCGGGGATCTTCTGGATATTCGGACCACCTGGGAAAAACAGGGGCCATACCGGGTGGTGTTTTTTCACAGCGCCTGGCGCCCGGGCCTGAGTAAGCCGGCAGTCACCTGCACCCTGGAACTGGTGTGTCTGGGGCCGGGCAAAAAACTTTTGCCCATTCCGGAATTTGATTTTCTGGATTAG